One Paucidesulfovibrio longus DSM 6739 genomic window carries:
- the flgN gene encoding flagellar export chaperone FlgN — MLHRLKENLARQGKAMLLLHVLLEEEFSRLQDRDSRGVSPLELSIQELMRQLMREREDLSRTVGILSEGKARKVRELLPLLAAEDRAGIEAQLKTLDDDEQRCARQASRNQQLALALFEQSSKLLNYMHSKLKPTRVEGYSARGRYASKPGESRLVRGTL, encoded by the coding sequence ATGTTGCATCGGCTTAAGGAAAATTTAGCCCGCCAGGGAAAGGCCATGCTCCTTCTGCACGTTCTGCTGGAGGAAGAATTTTCCCGTCTCCAGGACCGTGATTCGCGCGGCGTCTCCCCGCTGGAATTGTCCATCCAGGAACTCATGCGCCAGCTCATGCGCGAGCGTGAGGATCTTTCCCGCACGGTGGGAATCCTCTCGGAAGGCAAGGCCCGGAAGGTTCGTGAACTCCTGCCGCTGCTCGCGGCGGAAGATCGGGCCGGGATCGAGGCGCAGCTCAAGACCCTGGACGACGACGAGCAGCGCTGCGCCAGACAGGCCTCCCGCAACCAGCAGCTCGCCCTGGCCCTTTTCGAGCAGAGCAGCAAGCTGCTCAACTACATGCACTCCAAGCTCAAGCCTACGCGCGTCGAGGGTTACTCCGCGAGAGGGCGCTATGCCTCCAAGCCCGGTGAATCGCGACTGGTGCGGGGGACGCTGTAA
- the flgK gene encoding flagellar hook-associated protein FlgK, giving the protein MFGANSILDMGRWALFASQAQLQVSGENIANVNTVGYSRRSVRLEEGISIDYRPGQMGTGVRAAEVVRHFDKFVETQYLEQATMRDRWGTLHSSLQTVETLFNEANGVGISDSISGFFNSWNDLSQRADDYGTRSDLLEKSLTLTSTLHTANSNLEQMQQRIEELITNDVTNANTIIQKIADTNRNINIHENLGQNAPNSLYDERAQLVRDLSGIIDVYTLDKGSGDFAVLTKGGQTLVDGYEHFALEFGAPQTVKQVQEGSNFDGTAYFTGNDNYEYTLEVLSDGVVGSAATPNVATFRVSLDGGATWLQDEDGSTKIFEARPYGQEVAANDLGIYFGATSNARTMPVNQMKTGDTFTIIPQRGLYWVQNTSHKENITPIIRFTGMDEEQRTTGGSLAAYFNFRDAYVGKYRDKLDAFAEATIWEVNRRHSQGAGLEKFTYVDGTYAVDDPNRALGSDSSGLYFGSKLESGSVMVYVYNKDTGLLASSAALDFSDAPGQQNFDPDTHSLNDVADAYNRSFGDHLTASVVNNRLRIEAKDGKEFLFGADTAGLNAALGVNTFFTGTDAGNMEVNVRVAGDQDFLCAGHVNGAGEMNAGDNSTAMAMVALQDTDVSIYTVQEGRTSQSLLDYYNGIVGGVGADVNTAKFNSTYHSTMAGDLNDRQQEVSGVNLDEEMANLIRYQHSYTAAAKLITTADQMLQTVLSMKP; this is encoded by the coding sequence ATGTTCGGAGCCAATTCCATTCTGGACATGGGCCGTTGGGCCTTGTTCGCCTCGCAGGCGCAGCTCCAGGTTTCCGGCGAGAACATCGCCAACGTGAACACCGTGGGCTACTCCCGCCGCAGCGTGCGTTTGGAAGAAGGCATCAGCATCGATTACAGGCCGGGGCAGATGGGCACGGGCGTCCGCGCCGCCGAGGTCGTGCGCCACTTCGACAAGTTCGTGGAGACGCAGTACCTGGAGCAGGCCACCATGCGCGACCGCTGGGGCACGCTCCATTCCTCCCTCCAGACCGTCGAGACGCTCTTCAACGAGGCCAACGGCGTGGGCATCAGCGACTCCATTTCCGGGTTCTTCAATTCCTGGAACGACCTTTCCCAGCGGGCCGACGACTACGGCACCAGAAGCGACCTTTTGGAGAAGTCCCTGACCCTGACCTCGACCCTGCATACCGCGAACAGCAACCTCGAGCAGATGCAGCAGCGGATCGAGGAACTCATCACCAACGATGTGACCAACGCGAACACGATCATCCAGAAGATCGCGGATACGAACAGGAACATCAACATCCACGAGAACCTCGGCCAGAACGCGCCCAACAGCCTCTACGACGAGCGCGCCCAGCTCGTGCGCGATCTCAGCGGCATCATCGACGTCTACACCCTGGACAAGGGCAGCGGGGATTTCGCCGTGCTGACCAAGGGCGGCCAGACCCTGGTGGACGGCTACGAACATTTCGCTCTCGAATTCGGCGCGCCCCAGACCGTCAAGCAGGTCCAGGAAGGCTCCAATTTCGACGGCACGGCCTATTTCACGGGCAACGACAATTACGAGTACACGCTCGAAGTGCTCTCGGACGGCGTGGTGGGCAGCGCGGCAACGCCCAACGTGGCCACGTTCCGCGTCTCCCTGGACGGCGGGGCCACCTGGCTCCAGGACGAGGACGGCTCGACCAAGATTTTCGAGGCCAGGCCATACGGCCAGGAAGTGGCGGCCAACGACCTGGGCATCTATTTCGGCGCCACGAGCAACGCGCGGACCATGCCCGTCAACCAGATGAAGACGGGCGACACCTTCACGATCATCCCGCAGCGGGGACTCTACTGGGTGCAGAACACCTCCCACAAGGAGAACATCACCCCGATCATCCGCTTTACGGGCATGGACGAGGAGCAGCGCACCACGGGCGGCAGCCTCGCGGCCTACTTCAACTTCCGCGACGCCTACGTGGGCAAGTATCGCGACAAGCTCGACGCGTTCGCCGAAGCCACGATCTGGGAGGTCAACCGCAGGCACAGCCAGGGAGCCGGGCTGGAAAAGTTCACCTACGTGGACGGCACCTACGCCGTGGACGATCCGAACCGCGCCCTGGGCAGCGACTCCTCCGGCCTCTACTTCGGCAGCAAGCTCGAATCCGGCAGCGTGATGGTCTACGTCTACAACAAGGACACCGGGCTTCTGGCTTCCAGCGCGGCCCTGGACTTCTCCGACGCTCCGGGCCAGCAGAATTTCGATCCCGACACGCACAGCCTCAACGACGTGGCCGACGCCTACAACCGCAGTTTCGGCGACCATCTCACGGCCAGCGTGGTCAACAACCGCCTGCGCATCGAGGCCAAGGACGGCAAGGAATTTCTCTTCGGCGCGGACACGGCCGGATTGAACGCGGCCCTGGGCGTGAACACCTTCTTTACCGGAACCGATGCCGGGAACATGGAGGTCAACGTCAGGGTCGCCGGGGACCAGGATTTCCTCTGCGCCGGGCACGTCAACGGAGCCGGCGAGATGAACGCCGGGGACAACTCCACGGCCATGGCCATGGTGGCCCTCCAAGACACGGACGTCAGCATCTATACGGTGCAGGAAGGCCGCACCAGCCAGTCCCTGCTCGACTACTACAACGGCATCGTGGGCGGCGTGGGCGCGGACGTGAACACTGCCAAGTTCAACAGCACTTATCATTCGACCATGGCCGGCGATCTCAACGACCGGCAGCAGGAAGTCTCCGGCGTGAACCTGGACGAGGAAATGGCGAACCTGATCCGTTATCAGCACTCGTACACGGCGGCGGCCAAGTTGATCACCACGGCGGACCAGATGCTGCAAACCGTCTTGTCCATGAAGCCGTAG
- the flgL gene encoding flagellar hook-associated protein FlgL encodes MRVSQQMLYAHYVTNMNASLTNLMDLNVKAQSQKRIIRPSDDPVGMERVLDHRDAIRTLGQYKENISTAKGWLGRSDSTLTQVSALITRAKTLAEQGATGTYDEQNREQISYELRSIFDQLVEMSNMEFEDKSIYAGHKTDSNAFEKVLWMTTNDPDLNADTTFSVEGNSDRTVLVQYFDTTGATAVGDTVSFDSGNVGVRYSIDGGKTFLTDGTVSNVVGGQVRVNLPQSGASVVYSGVDAGEGVKANHLTDTSDASGTWAWLRPSALYLGDDMDAIRVDSMGEGVQNITATAAGSFNANNTVVRIDNDTAVGMDEVIEYSYSLDGGASWVTGNTTSADLTSNQALITIPPGGMLTLASNGGNQLQPGAQFVITPRAASVNVNISVSETVRLNDVGKDIFGGLYQDPDLVRANGGSKLSVNSANTSVVFDNGSGASTLNTSNAGYTKNLFETVGNLVAFLETNNQSGVQRCLESLDRSQQQILTAAASVGGRENRLTVAEGLVDNLKLNEQARMSSIEDADVAELMTQISQGQIVYESVLRSTSLIMNMNLMKFI; translated from the coding sequence ATGCGAGTTTCCCAGCAGATGCTCTACGCGCACTACGTCACGAACATGAACGCTTCGTTGACGAACCTGATGGACCTGAACGTCAAGGCCCAGAGCCAGAAGCGCATCATCCGTCCCTCGGACGACCCCGTGGGCATGGAGCGCGTGCTCGACCACCGCGACGCCATCCGCACGCTGGGCCAGTACAAGGAAAACATCAGCACGGCCAAGGGCTGGCTCGGTCGCTCGGATTCCACCCTGACCCAGGTTTCCGCGCTGATCACCCGCGCCAAGACCCTTGCGGAGCAGGGAGCCACGGGCACCTACGACGAGCAGAACCGCGAGCAGATCAGCTACGAGCTGCGCTCCATCTTCGATCAGCTCGTGGAGATGTCCAACATGGAGTTCGAGGACAAGAGCATCTATGCCGGGCACAAGACCGATTCCAACGCCTTCGAGAAGGTGCTCTGGATGACGACCAACGATCCGGACCTGAACGCGGACACGACCTTCAGCGTCGAGGGCAATTCGGACCGCACCGTGCTCGTGCAATATTTCGACACCACCGGGGCCACGGCGGTGGGCGACACGGTTTCCTTCGATTCCGGCAATGTGGGCGTTCGCTATTCCATCGACGGCGGCAAGACGTTCCTTACGGACGGAACCGTGAGCAACGTCGTGGGCGGCCAGGTCCGGGTGAACCTGCCCCAGAGCGGAGCCTCCGTCGTCTATTCCGGCGTGGACGCGGGCGAGGGGGTCAAGGCCAACCACCTCACCGACACCAGCGATGCCAGCGGAACCTGGGCCTGGCTGCGCCCCTCCGCGCTCTATCTCGGCGACGACATGGACGCCATCCGCGTGGACAGCATGGGCGAGGGCGTGCAGAACATCACGGCCACCGCGGCAGGCTCCTTCAACGCGAACAACACGGTCGTGCGCATCGACAACGACACGGCCGTGGGCATGGACGAGGTCATCGAGTATTCCTACAGCCTGGACGGCGGCGCGAGCTGGGTCACGGGCAACACCACCTCGGCGGATCTGACCTCGAACCAGGCCTTGATCACCATTCCTCCGGGAGGCATGCTGACCCTGGCTTCCAACGGCGGCAACCAACTCCAGCCCGGCGCGCAGTTCGTGATCACCCCGCGCGCCGCCTCGGTGAACGTGAACATCTCCGTGAGCGAGACCGTGCGGCTCAACGACGTGGGCAAGGACATCTTCGGCGGACTTTATCAGGATCCCGACCTTGTCAGGGCCAACGGCGGCAGCAAGCTTTCCGTGAACAGCGCGAACACGAGCGTGGTCTTCGACAACGGCTCGGGCGCAAGCACGCTGAACACCTCCAACGCCGGGTACACCAAGAACCTTTTCGAGACGGTCGGCAACCTCGTGGCTTTCCTGGAGACCAACAACCAGAGCGGCGTGCAGCGCTGCCTGGAGAGCCTGGACCGCTCGCAGCAGCAGATCCTCACTGCCGCGGCCAGCGTGGGCGGGCGGGAAAACAGGCTCACCGTGGCCGAAGGCCTCGTGGACAACCTCAAGCTGAACGAGCAGGCGCGCATGTCCAGCATCGAGGATGCGGACGTGGCCGAGCTGATGACCCAGATATCCCAGGGACAGATCGTGTACGAATCCGTTCTGCGGTCCACCTCGCTGATCATGAACATGAACCTCATGAAGTTCATCTGA
- the csrA gene encoding carbon storage regulator CsrA, translating into MLILTRRPGESLYLGDNIKLKVLSVQGKQIKLGLELPEEMTVYREEVYLRIKEQNRQALECTDQDLLQAATLWQRKESE; encoded by the coding sequence ATGCTGATTCTGACCCGGCGGCCCGGAGAAAGTCTCTACCTGGGCGACAACATCAAGCTCAAGGTTCTCAGCGTTCAAGGCAAGCAGATCAAGCTCGGCCTGGAACTGCCTGAGGAAATGACCGTGTACCGGGAAGAAGTCTATTTGCGGATCAAGGAACAAAACCGGCAGGCCCTGGAATGCACAGACCAGGACCTCCTTCAGGCGGCGACGTTATGGCAGCGCAAGGAAAGCGAGTGA
- the fliW gene encoding flagellar assembly protein FliW — protein MAAQGKRVIRTRLGEREIAEDSIVRFPHGLIGFEDKREFVLLQVNDSSPFLLLQSLEDPGLGLLVADPMAFIEDFGVRLDGAEKKILGITGDEELAVLTTVSIPRNEPEKTTLNLSGPIVINTAARVGIQSPQTDSSYPPHVYLAGGR, from the coding sequence ATGGCAGCGCAAGGAAAGCGAGTGATCCGGACGCGCCTCGGCGAACGGGAAATCGCCGAGGATTCCATCGTCCGCTTCCCGCACGGTTTGATCGGCTTCGAGGACAAGCGGGAGTTCGTACTCCTCCAGGTCAACGACAGCTCGCCGTTCCTGCTGCTCCAGTCCCTCGAGGATCCGGGGCTGGGCTTGCTCGTGGCCGATCCGATGGCCTTCATCGAGGACTTCGGCGTGCGGCTGGACGGAGCGGAGAAGAAAATCCTCGGCATCACCGGCGACGAGGAGCTGGCCGTGCTGACCACGGTGAGCATTCCCCGCAACGAGCCGGAAAAGACCACCCTGAACCTTTCCGGGCCAATCGTGATCAATACGGCGGCCCGTGTGGGAATCCAGTCTCCCCAGACCGATTCCAGCTATCCTCCCCATGTGTATCTGGCCGGGGGCCGCTGA
- the flgM gene encoding flagellar biosynthesis anti-sigma factor FlgM encodes MDINNIVGELNPYTKQKVQEAKRAKNASSSDSKSSETGDSVQLSSEARLRGTALSEAGRASDVRADRVRELKEQVRNGTYQPDIKKAAANLIRDDLSLLL; translated from the coding sequence ATGGATATCAACAACATCGTCGGGGAACTGAATCCCTACACGAAGCAAAAGGTACAGGAAGCCAAGCGCGCCAAGAACGCGAGCTCCTCGGACTCCAAGTCCTCCGAGACTGGCGACTCCGTGCAGCTTTCTTCCGAGGCCCGCCTGCGCGGGACGGCGCTTTCCGAAGCCGGTCGCGCCTCCGACGTGCGCGCGGACCGGGTACGGGAACTCAAGGAGCAGGTCCGCAACGGAACCTACCAGCCCGACATCAAGAAGGCTGCGGCGAACCTCATCCGGGACGACCTGAGCCTGCTGCTCTGA
- a CDS encoding DVU0524 family FlgM-associated protein yields the protein MSTSPAEVRRMLHTYGRQLTSAKRLARFRRAMMPSGDQDRINISREARRRELVQRISQEIIENLIVNGSHSPVIGEILDQLETEAGSRVMLDYPLDGGDVRLLLETKAGPRELTGDEKNRILKRLWEITLAKVDDTML from the coding sequence GTGAGCACCAGTCCGGCAGAAGTCCGCAGAATGCTGCACACTTACGGGAGGCAGCTGACCAGCGCAAAGCGGCTTGCCCGTTTCCGCAGGGCCATGATGCCCTCCGGGGACCAGGACCGGATAAATATTTCGCGGGAGGCGAGAAGGCGCGAACTCGTACAGCGCATCTCGCAGGAAATCATTGAAAACCTGATCGTAAACGGCTCGCATTCACCGGTCATAGGCGAGATCCTCGATCAGCTGGAGACGGAAGCCGGAAGTCGGGTCATGCTCGACTACCCCCTCGACGGAGGGGACGTTCGGCTGCTATTGGAAACCAAGGCCGGTCCGCGTGAGTTGACTGGAGACGAAAAGAACCGCATCCTGAAGCGGTTGTGGGAGATCACCCTGGCCAAGGTGGACGACACCATGCTTTGA
- a CDS encoding NAD(+)/NADH kinase, producing MSKAIQSVLLVIKEENSEARDLASEITSFLAEQGCAADCCEHRTDASGDPADAESSPFGLILVLGGDGTLISAARRLYRLGVPLIGLNLGQVGFLAELSRENWRRRLERVLRGQSRVSRRMLLSYRVLRDGKEAAQGVAVNDIVISRGSLARLIRLGMYFDGEPVTSMRSDGVIISTPTGSTAYSVSAGGPLLYPETDAYSVTPICPFLNGFKPLVLPADKPLSVEVECDAKRSDVYLTEDGQEVVPLSSGDLVMFERCARELLLVQTGGGTFFSRLIGKGFLQGG from the coding sequence ATGTCCAAGGCCATTCAAAGCGTACTTCTCGTCATCAAGGAAGAAAATTCCGAGGCTCGCGACCTGGCTTCCGAGATCACGTCGTTTCTCGCGGAGCAGGGCTGCGCCGCGGACTGCTGCGAGCATCGCACGGACGCCTCCGGCGACCCCGCCGATGCGGAGTCCAGCCCGTTCGGCCTGATCCTCGTGCTCGGCGGGGACGGCACCCTCATCAGCGCGGCCCGGAGGCTCTACCGTCTCGGCGTGCCGCTGATCGGGCTGAACCTGGGGCAGGTCGGCTTCCTGGCCGAGCTTTCCCGCGAAAACTGGCGCCGACGTCTGGAACGGGTTCTGCGCGGCCAGAGCCGGGTATCGCGCCGCATGCTGCTGTCCTATCGCGTGCTCCGGGACGGCAAGGAGGCCGCGCAAGGCGTTGCCGTGAACGACATCGTCATCAGCCGGGGATCCCTGGCCAGGCTGATCCGCCTGGGCATGTATTTCGACGGCGAACCCGTGACGAGCATGCGTTCGGACGGCGTGATCATCTCCACGCCCACGGGTTCCACTGCCTACAGCGTTTCCGCGGGGGGGCCGCTGCTCTACCCGGAAACCGACGCCTACAGCGTAACCCCCATCTGTCCTTTTCTGAACGGCTTCAAACCCCTGGTCCTGCCGGCGGACAAGCCTCTTTCCGTGGAAGTCGAGTGCGACGCCAAGCGTTCGGACGTCTACCTCACCGAGGACGGGCAGGAAGTCGTTCCGCTTTCCTCCGGCGACCTCGTCATGTTCGAACGCTGCGCCCGGGAGCTGTTGCTCGTCCAGACGGGCGGCGGTACTTTTTTCTCGAGGCTGATCGGCAAGGGTTTCCTGCAAGGAGGTTGA
- a CDS encoding ARMT1-like domain-containing protein: MTPLRNYSSILDIRRGEDPAMDALLLHFMTENGLEYSIDPLKNASPEQVRFMLACKSDTFYAPCSDWMLLQLLQSRMSPELREMYLEQWRSLIRLVRASCHDPYQRRKILNLARYKFQMAMDSCIAIPSRVMKRMITIFLSQSGIDDPHRERKQLANEAAQKIVESTEWDRFVNRCPDAFRSCMRMDDLRFEMDFLEMKRLICASTLQNFAHWGEFFQSCGDVEKEIEENGEVFRELHQLFSPEKPGPLKILFMPYNSGGLIFDLELIRAMLRRGHRVVLALKEGFYFDAPTFWDMENDPVLAERFKGARLLTNVRVSKNELLREMREHPFVVISDGTRERLNPYRMSVALARVWKEADLVIVKGQENYRRTIMTSHSFTRDIFSYFRDDKGKLVLNFKPKAPWARKFRESDILAKAERIIGDMRRASAAGNTVMFYSGIIGSIPGQTSTAIEVMNVFIRNLRTRLDGVYIINPAEHFEEGMDADDLMYMWEKVQRSGYLDIWRFQSVQDIDRSFELMNRKVPPVWAGKDATYSTGCTKEMNIALDVQRQQRELQIIGPSPEKFFRRREYGVGKFCDVAIEDCNETNTI, encoded by the coding sequence GTGACCCCGCTTCGCAACTACAGTTCCATTCTCGATATCCGCCGGGGCGAAGACCCGGCCATGGATGCGCTGCTCCTGCATTTCATGACCGAGAACGGTCTGGAATACAGCATCGATCCGCTCAAGAACGCCTCGCCGGAGCAGGTCCGCTTCATGCTCGCCTGCAAGAGCGATACGTTTTACGCGCCCTGTTCCGACTGGATGCTTCTGCAATTGCTCCAGTCGCGCATGTCGCCGGAATTGCGGGAGATGTATCTTGAGCAATGGCGCAGCCTGATTCGCCTGGTGCGCGCCTCCTGCCACGATCCCTACCAGCGCCGCAAGATTCTGAACCTCGCGCGCTACAAATTCCAGATGGCCATGGATTCCTGCATCGCCATCCCCTCGCGGGTGATGAAGCGGATGATAACCATTTTTCTTTCCCAGAGCGGCATTGACGACCCCCACCGGGAGCGCAAGCAGCTCGCCAACGAGGCCGCGCAGAAGATCGTCGAAAGCACGGAGTGGGATCGTTTCGTGAACCGCTGCCCGGACGCCTTCCGCAGCTGCATGCGCATGGACGACCTGCGCTTCGAGATGGATTTCCTGGAGATGAAGCGGTTGATCTGCGCTTCCACGCTCCAGAATTTCGCCCATTGGGGCGAGTTTTTCCAGTCCTGCGGCGATGTGGAAAAGGAAATCGAGGAAAACGGCGAAGTCTTCCGCGAACTGCACCAGCTCTTCTCTCCGGAAAAGCCGGGCCCGCTCAAGATTCTCTTCATGCCCTACAACAGCGGCGGCCTGATCTTCGACCTGGAATTGATCCGGGCCATGCTCCGGCGGGGGCACCGGGTCGTGCTGGCGCTCAAGGAAGGATTCTATTTCGACGCGCCGACCTTCTGGGACATGGAAAACGATCCCGTGCTGGCCGAGCGCTTCAAGGGCGCCCGGCTGCTGACCAACGTGCGCGTCAGCAAGAACGAGCTGCTGCGCGAGATGCGCGAGCATCCCTTCGTGGTCATCTCCGACGGCACGCGCGAGCGGCTGAACCCCTACCGCATGAGCGTGGCCCTGGCCCGCGTCTGGAAGGAGGCGGACCTGGTCATCGTCAAGGGCCAGGAAAACTACCGCCGCACCATCATGACCAGCCATTCCTTCACGCGGGACATCTTCAGCTATTTCCGGGACGACAAGGGCAAGCTCGTGCTCAATTTCAAGCCCAAGGCTCCCTGGGCGCGCAAGTTCCGCGAGTCCGATATCCTGGCCAAGGCCGAACGGATCATCGGCGACATGCGCCGCGCCTCGGCCGCCGGAAACACCGTGATGTTCTATTCCGGCATCATCGGCTCCATTCCCGGCCAGACCAGCACGGCCATCGAGGTCATGAACGTGTTCATCCGCAATCTGCGCACGCGCCTGGACGGCGTCTACATCATCAACCCGGCCGAGCACTTCGAGGAAGGCATGGACGCGGACGACCTGATGTACATGTGGGAGAAGGTCCAGCGCAGCGGCTACCTGGACATCTGGCGCTTCCAGTCCGTGCAGGACATCGACCGCAGCTTCGAACTGATGAACCGCAAGGTGCCGCCGGTCTGGGCAGGCAAGGACGCGACCTATTCCACGGGCTGCACCAAGGAAATGAACATCGCCCTGGACGTGCAGCGCCAGCAGCGCGAGCTTCAAATCATCGGACCGAGCCCGGAAAAGTTTTTCCGCCGCCGCGAATACGGGGTCGGAAAGTTCTGCGATGTGGCCATCGAAGACTGCAACGAAACCAACACGATATGA
- a CDS encoding MltA domain-containing protein — protein sequence MTSSRYAFPLARPRLGRGAVRFPRLAAALLALFLLALAGCAGKTPLPSAPQPVQPSLTDAARFCSFNHGRTAEESRTLDLRSQGLHSWMELDAGLRYSLDYVRGKPQSAVAMSRHGLNVTWGQISRSLTEMIRLLPYLDRRPELLAENFQWFALTPQPLMTGYYTPEIEASLTQRPGYQYPIYGVPPDLRTRKSGQSGVPSVYRVENGQVLPYHTRADVDLGKVLAGRGLEIAWAKDPVDVFYLQVEGQGSLRLPDGTIRHVVYAARNGHDFEGLGNILYHNGYLPKERRGQRFVRDFCARYPEKAAKLMAENKSYVFFRFDGQPSLGAINRPLTPMVSVAVDPKLLPLGSMLVLDADIPGPDGTGSRRVHGLALAQDTGAAIKGARLDYFIGVGPRIEEVACHVYSRATVYLLLSRKALAGSGN from the coding sequence ATGACCTCAAGTCGATACGCTTTTCCGCTCGCGCGGCCGCGTTTGGGCCGGGGGGCGGTTCGCTTCCCGCGCCTTGCCGCCGCGCTGCTCGCCCTGTTCCTGCTCGCGCTGGCCGGCTGCGCGGGCAAGACGCCGCTGCCTTCCGCGCCGCAGCCGGTGCAGCCTTCCCTGACCGACGCGGCCCGGTTTTGCTCCTTCAACCACGGCCGCACGGCCGAGGAAAGCCGGACGCTGGATTTGCGCAGCCAAGGACTGCATTCGTGGATGGAGCTGGACGCGGGCCTGCGCTACAGCCTGGACTACGTGCGCGGCAAGCCCCAGTCCGCGGTGGCCATGTCCCGCCACGGCCTGAACGTCACCTGGGGCCAGATCAGCCGGAGCCTCACGGAGATGATCCGGCTCCTGCCGTACCTGGATCGGCGGCCCGAACTCCTGGCCGAGAATTTCCAGTGGTTTGCGCTGACGCCGCAGCCGCTCATGACCGGGTATTACACCCCGGAGATCGAAGCCAGCCTGACCCAGCGGCCCGGCTACCAGTATCCCATCTATGGCGTGCCGCCGGACCTGCGCACGCGCAAGAGCGGCCAGTCCGGCGTGCCCTCGGTCTACCGTGTTGAAAACGGGCAGGTCTTGCCGTACCATACCCGCGCCGATGTGGACCTGGGCAAGGTGCTCGCGGGCAGGGGCCTGGAAATCGCCTGGGCCAAGGATCCCGTGGACGTATTCTACCTTCAGGTCGAAGGGCAGGGCAGTCTGCGGCTGCCGGACGGCACCATTCGCCACGTGGTCTACGCTGCGCGAAATGGGCATGATTTCGAAGGCCTGGGCAATATCCTCTATCACAACGGATATCTGCCCAAGGAACGGCGCGGCCAGCGGTTCGTGCGCGACTTCTGCGCCCGATACCCGGAAAAGGCCGCCAAGCTCATGGCCGAGAACAAGAGCTACGTGTTCTTCCGGTTCGACGGTCAGCCCTCCCTGGGAGCCATCAACAGGCCGCTGACGCCCATGGTCAGCGTGGCCGTGGATCCCAAGCTGCTGCCGCTCGGTTCCATGCTCGTGCTCGACGCGGACATTCCCGGACCGGACGGCACGGGGTCGCGGCGGGTGCACGGTCTGGCCCTGGCCCAGGATACGGGCGCGGCCATCAAGGGCGCACGGCTCGACTACTTCATCGGCGTGGGGCCGAGAATCGAGGAAGTGGCCTGCCATGTCTACAGCAGGGCCACGGTCTATCTGCTCCTGAGCAGGAAGGCCCTCGCCGGATCCGGAAACTGA